The following coding sequences are from one Pelagovum sp. HNIBRBA483 window:
- the pheS gene encoding phenylalanine--tRNA ligase subunit alpha translates to MDDLKSKYLGLIGNAADEAALEDIRLQAVGKKGEVALKMRELGKMTPEERQVMGPALNALKDEINSALTAKKVALEDAALDERLRGEWLDVTLPARHRRQGTIHPISQVSEELSAIFADMGFAVAEGPQIDSDWYSFDALNIPGHHPARAEMDTFYMHRAEGDDRPPHVLRPHTSPVQIRAMEKIGAPIRVIAPGRVYRADYDQTHTPMFHQVEGLAIDKDISMANLKWVLEEFLSAFFGKRVKTRFRASHFPFTEPSAEVDVQCRWENGSVTVGEGDDWLEVLGSGMVHPKVLQNAGIDPQEWQGFAFGIGIDRIAMLKYGIPDLRAFFDADLRWLRHYGFASLDQPNLHGGLNR, encoded by the coding sequence ATGGACGACCTGAAAAGCAAATACCTTGGCCTGATCGGAAATGCAGCTGACGAAGCTGCGCTGGAAGATATCCGCCTGCAAGCCGTTGGGAAGAAGGGCGAGGTCGCGCTGAAGATGCGCGAGCTGGGGAAGATGACGCCGGAAGAACGGCAGGTCATGGGACCGGCCCTGAATGCGCTGAAAGACGAGATCAACAGCGCGTTGACCGCCAAGAAGGTCGCGCTGGAAGATGCCGCACTTGACGAGCGCCTGCGGGGCGAGTGGCTGGATGTGACGCTCCCTGCGCGGCACCGGCGGCAGGGAACGATCCACCCGATCAGCCAGGTGAGCGAAGAACTGTCGGCGATTTTTGCCGATATGGGCTTTGCCGTGGCCGAGGGGCCGCAGATCGACAGCGATTGGTACAGTTTCGACGCGCTTAATATCCCGGGCCATCACCCTGCCCGCGCCGAGATGGACACGTTCTATATGCACCGCGCCGAAGGCGACGACCGCCCGCCGCATGTGCTGCGCCCGCATACAAGCCCCGTGCAAATCCGCGCGATGGAAAAGATCGGCGCGCCCATTCGGGTGATCGCGCCGGGTCGCGTGTACCGCGCGGATTATGACCAGACCCATACGCCGATGTTCCACCAGGTCGAGGGCTTGGCGATCGACAAAGACATCTCGATGGCGAACTTGAAATGGGTGCTTGAGGAATTCCTGTCGGCCTTCTTTGGCAAGCGGGTGAAGACACGTTTCCGTGCCTCGCATTTCCCGTTCACCGAGCCTTCGGCGGAGGTGGATGTGCAGTGCCGCTGGGAGAATGGCTCGGTTACTGTTGGCGAAGGCGATGACTGGCTTGAGGTTCTGGGCTCTGGCATGGTGCACCCGAAGGTGTTGCAGAATGCAGGCATTGACCCGCAGGAATGGCAGGGATTTGCATTCGGTATCGGGATCGACCGGATCGCGATGCTGAAATACGGCATCCCCGATCTGCGTGCCTTCTTCGACGCTGACTTGCGCTGGCTGCGACACTACGGCTTTGCGAGCCTTGATCAGCCAAATCTCCATGGTGGATTGAACCGCTAA
- a CDS encoding Lrp/AsnC family transcriptional regulator, whose amino-acid sequence MELDHIDRRILEVLQKDGRMSNADLSERVNLSASACHRRVQRLEKDGVISGYVALVNPRRLGQTTTVFVEITLSGQADEILDAFEKRVARIPEVLECHLMAGTADYLLKVVVRDTEDFARLHRRHLATLPGVQTMQSSFGLRTVRQTTALPV is encoded by the coding sequence GTGGAGCTTGATCACATTGATCGACGAATCCTTGAGGTTTTGCAAAAGGACGGCCGGATGTCCAATGCAGACCTTTCTGAGCGGGTGAACCTTTCTGCATCGGCTTGTCACAGGCGTGTCCAGCGGCTGGAGAAAGATGGCGTCATCAGTGGCTATGTAGCGTTGGTCAACCCGCGGCGCTTGGGACAGACCACCACTGTTTTTGTCGAAATCACTCTGAGCGGGCAGGCGGACGAGATCCTTGATGCGTTCGAGAAACGGGTGGCGCGAATCCCTGAAGTTCTGGAATGCCATTTGATGGCGGGTACGGCAGACTACCTTCTGAAAGTCGTGGTGCGCGATACCGAGGATTTTGCGCGGTTGCATCGGCGGCATCTGGCGACGCTGCCCGGCGTGCAGACCATGCAATCGTCATTCGGGCTGCGGACGGTGCGGCAGACGACTGCGCTCCCCGTCTAA
- the pyk gene encoding pyruvate kinase translates to MRRHRNVKIVATLGPASSDYEMIRALVEAGADVFRLNMSHGEHSEIAERHAIIRKVEKDVGSPIAILADLQGPKLRVGAFANGEEELEIGASFRLDLSDEPGDARRVQLPHKEIFDALEPGATLLVNDGKIRLKVKDCGRDFADCEVVVGGTISNRKGVNVPDVVLPLAALSEKDRKDLEFVCDLGVDWLALSFVQRPADVDEARKLAKGRAAVLSKIEKPAAVKAFDDILAVSDGIMVARGDLGVELPVQNVPPIQKQLVRKCRAAAKPVIVATQMLESMIESPMPTRAEVSDVATAIYEGADAIMLSAESAAGQYPVEAVTTMNNVACEVEADPTYRDIIESSRRAERNSVADGIVAAAREIAETTQVKAICCFSQSGTTALLVSRERPRVPIIALTSVEATARRLCLSWGTNCVITGNVDRFKSAVIAAVHAAKDEGLATESDMIVVTAGVPFNTPGSTNIVRVAPCSEKLLYASQAD, encoded by the coding sequence ATGAGACGGCATCGCAATGTGAAAATCGTGGCCACGCTTGGTCCGGCATCGTCAGATTACGAGATGATCAGGGCGCTGGTTGAGGCGGGCGCGGATGTTTTCCGGCTTAATATGAGCCACGGCGAGCATTCTGAAATTGCCGAACGGCATGCGATTATTCGCAAAGTTGAGAAGGACGTCGGATCTCCGATTGCTATTCTGGCAGACCTTCAAGGGCCGAAGCTGCGCGTTGGCGCGTTTGCTAATGGTGAAGAAGAGCTGGAAATCGGCGCATCCTTCCGCCTCGATCTGAGCGATGAACCGGGTGATGCGCGGCGTGTTCAGCTTCCGCATAAAGAGATTTTTGATGCGTTGGAGCCGGGCGCGACACTTCTGGTGAACGACGGCAAGATCCGCCTGAAGGTTAAGGATTGCGGGCGCGATTTTGCTGATTGTGAAGTCGTGGTCGGTGGCACCATCTCGAACCGGAAGGGCGTAAACGTGCCGGATGTGGTGCTTCCCCTTGCTGCTCTGTCGGAGAAGGATCGCAAAGACCTCGAGTTTGTTTGTGATCTTGGCGTTGATTGGTTGGCGCTTTCATTCGTGCAGCGCCCTGCTGACGTGGACGAGGCCCGCAAACTGGCCAAAGGCCGCGCAGCGGTGCTTTCGAAAATCGAGAAACCGGCGGCGGTGAAGGCATTTGACGATATTCTGGCAGTATCCGACGGAATTATGGTTGCGCGTGGTGATCTGGGTGTCGAACTGCCGGTGCAGAACGTGCCGCCGATCCAGAAGCAGCTTGTGCGCAAGTGCCGCGCGGCGGCCAAGCCAGTGATCGTCGCGACGCAGATGCTAGAGTCAATGATCGAAAGCCCGATGCCGACCCGCGCCGAAGTCTCTGACGTGGCGACGGCGATCTATGAAGGTGCAGATGCGATCATGTTGTCTGCCGAGTCTGCTGCGGGGCAGTACCCTGTCGAGGCTGTGACGACGATGAACAACGTTGCTTGCGAAGTGGAGGCAGATCCGACCTATCGTGACATTATCGAATCGAGCCGTCGCGCGGAGCGCAACAGCGTGGCTGATGGTATTGTTGCTGCTGCGCGTGAAATCGCGGAGACGACTCAGGTCAAAGCAATTTGTTGTTTCTCGCAATCGGGAACGACTGCGCTTCTTGTGTCGCGCGAGCGTCCGCGTGTGCCGATCATTGCTTTGACATCCGTTGAGGCGACTGCGCGCCGCTTGTGCCTGTCATGGGGGACAAACTGCGTGATTACGGGCAATGTGGACCGCTTTAAATCCGCAGTTATTGCCGCTGTTCATGCTGCGAAAGATGAGGGGCTGGCGACCGAAAGCGATATGATCGTGGTGACAGCGGGTGTGCCATTCAACACGCCGGGTTCGACGAATATCGTGCGGGTGGCGCCTTGTTCGGAAAAGCTGCTCTACGCATCGCAGGCAGACTAA
- a CDS encoding sulfotransferase family protein codes for MALQVIGTGFGRTGTDSMREALGILRFGPCHHMFEIFASDHQRALWRALAGGAAPDWDALFDGFQSCVDWPSAAYWPELVDAFPEAKVILTWRDAESWWNSFSKTILPNIQYSQDKASLGWALIHQQVFSGRPHDKEHAIAVYEANVAKVKAAVPPGRLLVYEIGSGWGPLCAHLGVPVPETPYPLRNSTREFKDNENTFHS; via the coding sequence ATGGCACTTCAAGTCATCGGAACGGGTTTTGGCCGAACGGGGACGGACTCAATGCGCGAAGCATTGGGGATACTCAGATTTGGGCCATGCCATCACATGTTCGAGATTTTTGCCAGCGACCATCAACGCGCACTATGGCGGGCGTTGGCTGGAGGTGCGGCCCCGGATTGGGATGCACTCTTCGACGGCTTCCAGTCTTGTGTGGACTGGCCGAGCGCAGCCTATTGGCCGGAGTTGGTTGATGCTTTCCCAGAGGCAAAGGTGATCCTGACATGGCGGGACGCGGAAAGTTGGTGGAACAGTTTTTCCAAGACCATTTTGCCGAACATTCAATACTCCCAGGATAAAGCCTCACTTGGGTGGGCGCTGATCCATCAACAGGTCTTTTCGGGCCGGCCGCATGACAAAGAACACGCCATCGCCGTTTATGAAGCGAATGTCGCCAAGGTGAAGGCGGCAGTCCCTCCAGGGCGATTGCTGGTTTATGAAATTGGCAGCGGCTGGGGGCCGCTCTGTGCGCATCTTGGTGTGCCTGTGCCAGAGACACCCTATCCGCTACGCAATTCGACGCGGGAATTCAAAGACAATGAAAACACGTTTCATAGTTAG
- a CDS encoding gamma-glutamyl-gamma-aminobutyrate hydrolase family protein (Members of this family of hydrolases with an active site Cys residue belong to MEROPS family C26.) gives MTSLLIIEGNTPDLVAQGYAWAEPFVQTFAAIAPEVWCERVNPYDGPLAAELFAAADGVVFTGAGVAWAADAPEGASARAAFTQALEAGKPIWGSCNGMQLAAVMLGGSVRASPNGLETGFALGLMPAAPEHPMARGRCAGDAALCTHRDEVEDLPEGAQLIVSNAHSPVQGFVYERQGVCFWGTQYHPELTPHDLARLLKVDGIFVGCEALISDLETGLEDAEVLARLGVETSHLQHERRAAELIAWLALVEGRTPFPTAS, from the coding sequence ATGACATCGCTTTTGATTATTGAAGGTAATACGCCCGATCTCGTGGCGCAGGGCTATGCGTGGGCGGAGCCTTTTGTGCAGACCTTTGCCGCTATCGCGCCGGAAGTGTGGTGCGAACGGGTGAACCCGTACGATGGACCGCTTGCAGCAGAATTGTTTGCTGCGGCAGATGGCGTCGTTTTCACAGGCGCTGGCGTGGCTTGGGCGGCAGATGCACCAGAGGGCGCATCTGCCCGCGCGGCCTTTACGCAAGCGCTTGAAGCAGGGAAGCCGATCTGGGGTTCGTGCAACGGCATGCAGCTCGCGGCGGTGATGTTGGGCGGTTCGGTGCGGGCCTCTCCGAATGGACTTGAAACCGGATTTGCTCTGGGATTGATGCCCGCTGCACCGGAGCACCCGATGGCGCGAGGGCGGTGTGCAGGTGACGCGGCGCTTTGCACTCATCGGGATGAAGTGGAGGACCTGCCGGAAGGTGCGCAGCTGATCGTCAGCAACGCACATAGCCCCGTTCAGGGCTTTGTCTATGAGCGTCAGGGAGTGTGTTTTTGGGGAACGCAGTATCATCCAGAACTGACGCCGCACGATCTTGCGCGTTTGCTTAAGGTTGATGGAATTTTCGTCGGGTGCGAAGCTTTGATCAGCGATTTGGAAACCGGCTTGGAGGATGCGGAAGTGCTCGCGCGGTTGGGGGTGGAAACGTCTCATTTGCAGCATGAACGCCGCGCAGCCGAATTGATCGCATGGTTGGCGCTGGTGGAAGGGCGCACACCCTTTCCCACCGCCTCGTAA
- the pheT gene encoding phenylalanine--tRNA ligase subunit beta, protein MKFTLSWLKEHLETEASLEEILDTLTDLGLEVEGVENPAQKLASFTIAKVKSAEQHPDADRLRVCTVETDEGDKQIVCGAPNARAGITVVLAKPGDYVPGIDVTLSVGKIRGVESHGMMASERELELSDEHTGIIELPSGEVGQKFIDWLAANDPTKVDPVIEIAITPNRQDALGVEGIARDLAARGLGKRKPVSIEAVPASFESDLKVSIDDDCLEKAPFFSGRLIKGVKNGPSPQWLQDRLKAIGLRPISFLVDVTNFFTYDCNRPLHVFDADKVKGDLRVHAAQGGESFLALDEKTYTLQEGMIAISDNNGVESLAGIMGGEHSGCTDETVNVFVESAYWEPVNIALTGRALKIHSDARYRFERGVDPEFTLEGLERAVRMIVDHAGGEASEVVMAGAVPDHSRAYKLDPKRVVSLVGMEISEAEQRQTLSALGFRMEGNMAHVPSWRPDVQGEADLVEEVARIASLTKLEGKPLPRVTAGVPKPILTPAQVRATAARRTAAALGYNECVTYSFIDREAAALFGGGDDATKLENPIASDKSHMRPDLLPGLLRAAARNQARGFMDLALFECGHAFHGGEPGEEQLQISGLLVGRTASKDVHGASRTVDVFDAKADAEAVLAAIGAPTKVQIMRNGAEWWHPGRHGQICLGPKKVLGVFGELHPKVLKALDIKGAAVAFTIWPEDVPMPKNKSAARPALGASDLQAIERDFAFVVDAGVEALTLVNAAAGADKALIEDVRVFDEFIGGSLGEGKKSLAITVRLQPRDATLKEADIEAVSAKIIAKVAKATGGSLRA, encoded by the coding sequence ATGAAGTTCACACTTTCTTGGCTCAAGGAGCATCTTGAAACCGAGGCCTCTTTGGAGGAGATCCTCGATACTTTGACCGATCTTGGTCTTGAGGTAGAGGGAGTTGAAAATCCGGCACAGAAGCTGGCCAGTTTCACTATCGCGAAGGTCAAATCTGCCGAGCAGCACCCCGATGCAGACCGCCTGCGCGTTTGCACGGTAGAGACGGACGAAGGCGACAAGCAGATCGTTTGTGGCGCACCTAATGCGCGGGCGGGGATTACCGTCGTCCTTGCCAAACCAGGGGACTATGTGCCCGGGATTGATGTTACCCTTTCGGTCGGGAAAATTCGCGGCGTCGAGAGCCACGGGATGATGGCCTCTGAGCGCGAGCTTGAACTGTCGGACGAGCATACGGGGATCATTGAGCTGCCGTCAGGTGAGGTTGGTCAGAAATTCATTGATTGGCTTGCGGCGAACGATCCTACCAAGGTTGATCCGGTGATCGAAATCGCGATTACACCCAACCGGCAGGATGCACTAGGCGTCGAGGGGATTGCGCGTGATCTCGCTGCGCGTGGTTTGGGCAAGCGGAAGCCTGTTTCAATCGAGGCTGTTCCAGCAAGTTTTGAAAGTGATCTAAAAGTATCTATTGATGATGATTGCCTAGAAAAAGCACCCTTTTTCAGTGGCCGTTTGATCAAGGGCGTCAAGAATGGACCGTCGCCACAATGGCTTCAGGACCGGCTTAAGGCGATTGGGTTGCGGCCGATCTCGTTCCTAGTCGATGTGACCAACTTCTTCACCTATGACTGCAACCGCCCGCTTCACGTCTTTGATGCGGATAAGGTGAAGGGTGATCTGCGGGTGCATGCGGCGCAGGGTGGCGAGAGTTTCCTCGCGCTGGATGAAAAGACCTACACTTTGCAGGAAGGCATGATTGCCATTTCGGACAATAATGGCGTCGAGAGCCTCGCCGGTATTATGGGTGGTGAGCATTCCGGCTGCACAGATGAGACGGTGAATGTGTTTGTCGAGAGCGCCTACTGGGAGCCGGTGAATATTGCTCTTACAGGACGGGCGCTGAAGATTCATTCGGATGCACGTTATCGCTTCGAGCGGGGCGTTGACCCCGAGTTCACTCTTGAGGGATTGGAGCGTGCTGTCCGGATGATTGTTGATCATGCGGGTGGCGAGGCATCCGAAGTGGTGATGGCTGGCGCCGTTCCGGATCATTCCCGCGCCTATAAGCTGGACCCGAAGCGGGTTGTCAGCCTTGTCGGGATGGAAATCTCAGAAGCCGAGCAGCGGCAGACGCTCTCCGCACTTGGCTTCCGCATGGAAGGCAATATGGCGCACGTCCCGAGCTGGCGGCCTGACGTGCAAGGCGAGGCTGATTTGGTTGAGGAAGTTGCGCGCATTGCCTCGCTGACAAAGCTGGAAGGCAAGCCGCTGCCGCGCGTAACGGCGGGCGTTCCCAAGCCAATCCTGACGCCTGCGCAGGTTCGGGCGACGGCGGCGCGGCGGACGGCTGCGGCGCTGGGTTATAATGAATGCGTGACCTACAGCTTTATCGACCGTGAAGCGGCCGCGCTGTTTGGCGGTGGCGATGACGCGACCAAGCTGGAAAATCCGATTGCCAGCGACAAGAGCCATATGCGCCCTGATCTGCTGCCTGGTCTATTACGCGCGGCGGCGCGAAATCAGGCGCGGGGCTTCATGGATTTGGCACTGTTCGAATGCGGCCACGCATTCCACGGTGGCGAGCCGGGAGAGGAGCAGTTGCAAATCTCGGGCCTACTGGTGGGGCGGACTGCATCGAAGGATGTACACGGCGCATCGCGCACCGTCGACGTGTTCGATGCGAAGGCCGATGCCGAGGCCGTGCTCGCGGCCATCGGTGCGCCTACCAAGGTTCAAATCATGCGTAACGGCGCTGAGTGGTGGCACCCCGGGCGGCACGGGCAAATCTGCCTTGGCCCGAAGAAGGTTCTGGGCGTGTTCGGCGAACTGCATCCGAAAGTGTTGAAGGCGTTGGACATTAAAGGCGCGGCAGTAGCCTTCACCATTTGGCCGGAAGACGTCCCGATGCCGAAGAATAAATCGGCTGCGCGGCCTGCATTGGGCGCCTCCGATCTGCAAGCTATTGAGCGCGACTTTGCGTTTGTCGTCGATGCCGGTGTTGAGGCGCTGACGCTGGTGAATGCTGCTGCAGGTGCGGATAAAGCGCTGATCGAAGATGTGCGCGTCTTTGATGAATTTATCGGTGGGAGCCTTGGCGAAGGAAAGAAATCGCTCGCCATCACCGTGCGCTTACAGCCGCGTGACGCGACGCTGAAAGAGGCCGATATCGAAGCAGTCAGTGCGAAGATCATCGCGAAAGTTGCAAAGGCAACGGGCGGCTCATTACGCGCATAG
- a CDS encoding YtoQ family protein, with protein sequence MTLKVYLSGEIHTDWREQIIEGSKELDVQFSSPVTDHDASDDCGVRILGAEPNKFWHDHKGAKLNAIRTRKGIEDADVVVVRFGEKYKQWNAAFDAGYAAALGKSLIVLHGADHQHALKEVDAAALAVAEEPQQVVEMLRYVLTGALPA encoded by the coding sequence ATGACGCTGAAGGTCTATTTGTCCGGCGAGATTCATACCGATTGGCGCGAGCAAATCATCGAGGGATCAAAGGAACTGGACGTGCAGTTCAGCAGCCCAGTGACCGATCACGATGCGAGCGATGACTGTGGCGTGCGTATTCTTGGTGCGGAGCCAAACAAGTTTTGGCACGATCATAAAGGCGCAAAGTTGAACGCTATACGGACCCGCAAGGGGATTGAGGATGCGGATGTTGTGGTTGTCCGGTTTGGTGAGAAATACAAGCAATGGAATGCCGCTTTTGATGCTGGGTACGCGGCAGCATTGGGCAAGTCGCTGATCGTGTTGCACGGGGCCGATCATCAGCATGCATTGAAAGAGGTTGATGCTGCTGCGCTTGCGGTGGCGGAGGAACCGCAGCAAGTTGTCGAAATGTTGCGCTATGTTTTGACTGGCGCGTTGCCAGCCTGA
- the rpmI gene encoding 50S ribosomal protein L35: MPKMKTKSSCKKRFKVTASGRIKAGQAGKRHGMIKRTTKFIRDARGTTTLSKADEGIIKPMMPYSR; the protein is encoded by the coding sequence ATGCCCAAGATGAAGACCAAGTCGAGCTGCAAAAAGCGGTTCAAGGTGACGGCCTCTGGCCGCATCAAAGCAGGCCAGGCGGGTAAGCGCCACGGCATGATCAAGCGTACCACAAAGTTCATTCGTGATGCCCGTGGCACCACGACACTGAGCAAGGCTGATGAAGGTATCATCAAGCCGATGATGCCCTATTCGCGTTAA
- the ald gene encoding alanine dehydrogenase: MHIGCPTEIKPQEFRVGMTPNAAQEAVAHGHKVTIQSGAGLGAGFSDDDYVAAGAAIADTAEEIFATADMIVKVKEPQAIERKMLREGQLLFTYLHLAPDPDQTHDLIDSGCTAIAYETVTDDRGGLPLLAPMSEVAGRLAPQVGSWTLQKANGGRGVLLGGVPGVGPAKVIVIGGGVVGTHAAKIAAGMGADVTVLDRSLPRLRYLDDVFAGTFKTGYSSAGLLEELLPQADMVIGAVLIPGAAAPKLVSRAQLALMKPGAALVDVAIDQGGCFETSKATTHQDPVYEVDGIMHYCVANMPGAVARTSTIALGNATMPFMLALADKGWKRACAEDKHLLNGLNVHAGQLTYAAVGEALGIATVDPASLVAEAAPRAA, translated from the coding sequence ATGCACATCGGTTGCCCCACTGAGATCAAACCCCAAGAATTCCGCGTTGGCATGACGCCGAACGCCGCTCAGGAAGCGGTTGCCCACGGCCATAAAGTCACAATCCAGTCCGGTGCCGGCCTCGGCGCTGGCTTTAGTGACGACGACTACGTCGCTGCTGGTGCCGCCATTGCTGACACCGCCGAAGAAATCTTCGCAACCGCCGACATGATCGTGAAGGTCAAAGAGCCACAGGCCATCGAGCGCAAGATGCTGCGTGAAGGCCAACTGCTGTTCACATACCTACACCTCGCGCCCGATCCGGACCAGACGCATGACCTGATCGATTCCGGCTGCACCGCGATTGCCTACGAAACCGTTACTGATGACCGTGGCGGCCTGCCCCTGCTGGCCCCGATGTCCGAAGTCGCTGGGCGCCTTGCGCCGCAGGTCGGCTCGTGGACACTGCAAAAGGCCAACGGCGGACGCGGCGTTCTTCTCGGCGGCGTGCCGGGTGTTGGCCCCGCAAAGGTGATCGTGATCGGCGGCGGCGTCGTTGGCACCCACGCAGCAAAGATCGCTGCCGGCATGGGCGCAGACGTAACCGTCCTCGACCGCTCGCTGCCGCGTCTGCGCTACCTTGATGATGTTTTCGCTGGCACCTTTAAAACCGGCTATTCCTCCGCTGGTCTGCTCGAAGAACTGCTTCCGCAGGCTGACATGGTCATCGGCGCTGTCCTGATTCCGGGCGCCGCCGCACCAAAGCTGGTCAGCCGCGCACAGCTGGCGCTGATGAAGCCAGGCGCCGCGCTTGTAGATGTCGCTATCGACCAAGGCGGCTGCTTTGAAACCTCCAAAGCAACCACCCATCAGGATCCGGTCTACGAGGTAGATGGCATCATGCACTATTGCGTCGCCAACATGCCCGGCGCCGTGGCCCGCACCTCTACCATCGCGCTCGGTAACGCCACGATGCCATTCATGCTGGCTCTAGCAGACAAAGGCTGGAAGCGCGCATGCGCCGAGGACAAGCACCTGCTGAACGGCCTGAACGTCCATGCTGGTCAGCTGACCTATGCCGCCGTGGGCGAGGCACTGGGCATCGCCACGGTCGATCCGGCTTCCTTGGTCGCCGAAGCAGCACCCCGCGCAGCCTAA
- the rpsU gene encoding 30S ribosomal protein S21, translating into MQVNVRDNNVDQALRALKKKLQREGVFREMKLRQHFEKPSVKKAREKAEAIRRQRKLARKKAQREGLL; encoded by the coding sequence ATGCAGGTTAACGTTCGCGATAACAACGTCGATCAGGCGCTCCGTGCCCTGAAGAAAAAGCTCCAGCGTGAGGGTGTCTTCCGTGAGATGAAGCTTCGGCAACATTTCGAGAAGCCGTCCGTCAAAAAGGCGCGTGAGAAGGCCGAGGCCATCCGCCGTCAGCGCAAGCTCGCTCGTAAAAAGGCACAGCGCGAGGGTCTCCTCTAA
- a CDS encoding COQ9 family protein: MQISQISPEKKRLLEAVLPHVPFDGWSDAAVRAGNDEIGVSEADFRAICPRGAVDLAVAAHQEGDAQMVARLQQLDMADMRFRDRVATSIRLRLEVAGDKEVVRRAATLFATPHMAAEGAKLMWNTADAIWNALGDTSRDANWYSKRATLSAVYSACVLFWLGDESANAEETNAFIDRRIENVMNFEKFKAKVRGSATLKPLVAPLESLLSRVRAPEAAARDPDLPGYWDPKTGTTDQ; the protein is encoded by the coding sequence ATGCAGATCAGTCAAATCTCGCCGGAAAAGAAACGCTTGTTAGAGGCGGTCCTGCCGCATGTCCCATTTGATGGTTGGTCGGACGCGGCAGTGCGCGCTGGCAACGACGAGATCGGTGTGAGCGAGGCTGATTTTCGTGCCATTTGCCCGCGCGGGGCTGTGGATCTGGCGGTCGCGGCGCATCAGGAAGGTGATGCGCAGATGGTGGCACGGTTGCAGCAGCTCGATATGGCAGACATGCGCTTTCGTGATCGTGTTGCGACGTCTATCCGCCTCCGGCTTGAGGTGGCAGGCGACAAGGAAGTGGTACGCCGTGCGGCGACTCTATTTGCAACACCGCATATGGCAGCGGAAGGCGCCAAGCTGATGTGGAATACCGCTGACGCGATCTGGAACGCGCTCGGTGACACGTCCCGCGACGCCAATTGGTATTCCAAGCGCGCGACATTGTCGGCGGTTTATAGTGCTTGTGTCCTGTTCTGGCTCGGGGATGAAAGCGCCAACGCCGAGGAGACGAATGCGTTTATCGACCGCCGAATCGAAAATGTGATGAACTTTGAAAAGTTTAAGGCCAAGGTGCGCGGGTCAGCTACGTTGAAGCCGCTTGTAGCACCACTGGAGAGCCTGCTTTCGCGGGTGCGCGCGCCAGAGGCGGCGGCGCGGGATCCTGACCTCCCTGGATACTGGGATCCGAAAACAGGGACAACTGATCAATGA
- the rplT gene encoding 50S ribosomal protein L20, with amino-acid sequence MSRTKGGTVAHRRHKKVLDAAKGYYSRRSRTFKVARQAVDKANQYATRDRKVRKRNFRSLWIQRINAGVRAIDAELTYSRFINGLAKAGIEVDRKVLADLAVNEPEAFGTIVAKAKAALA; translated from the coding sequence ATGTCCCGTACCAAAGGTGGAACCGTCGCCCATCGCCGTCACAAGAAGGTTCTTGACGCGGCAAAAGGTTACTACAGCCGTCGCAGCCGGACCTTTAAGGTCGCTCGTCAGGCCGTGGATAAGGCCAATCAGTACGCAACCCGTGACCGCAAGGTGCGTAAGCGTAATTTCCGTTCGCTTTGGATCCAGCGTATCAACGCCGGTGTTCGCGCGATCGATGCTGAGTTGACATATTCCCGCTTCATCAACGGCCTTGCGAAGGCTGGGATCGAAGTGGACCGTAAAGTTCTGGCCGATCTGGCCGTGAACGAGCCGGAAGCATTTGGCACAATCGTTGCCAAGGCGAAGGCAGCGCTGGCCTAA